Proteins found in one Salmo salar chromosome ssa26, Ssal_v3.1, whole genome shotgun sequence genomic segment:
- the LOC106587392 gene encoding ammonium transporter Rh type C, giving the protein MGNCIQGCKDFFSRQKNTNIRLTLPVVCFFWQIAMIILFGVFIRYDEESDTHWVETKAHENITSDIENDFYFRYPSFQDVHVMIFVGFGFLMTFLKRYSFGAVGFNFLIASFGLQWALLMQGWFHSLDPHTGKIYIGVESLINADFCVAGCLIAYGAVLGKVSPVQLLVMTLFGITLFAVEEYIILNLLHARDAGGSMVIHTFGGYYGLSITWVLYRPNLHQSKRMQGSVYHSDTFAMIGTLFLWMFWPSFNSAITDHGDGQHRAAINTYLCLASTVLTTVAISSLSQKTGKLDMVHIQNSTLAGGVALGTAAEFMISPYGALIVGFFCGIISTMGYIFISPFLEKTLKIQDTCGIHNLHAMPGVIGGIVGAITAAAASESVYGKQGLINTFDFTGDFKDRTVLTQGGYQAAGMCVSIVFGVAGGAIVGSILKLPIWGDPADENCFDDEVYWELPDEEEEHQQSIPPILEYNNHMIHKQQDLSESNFSVEHCES; this is encoded by the exons ATggggaattgcatccagggatgCAAAGACTTCTTCTCTCGGCAAAAGAACACCAACATCCGTCTTACACTGCCGGTTGTCTGTTTCTTCTGGCAGATTGCCATGATCATCCTCTTCGGAGTCTTCATCCGCTACGACGAGGAGTCGGACACACACTGGGTAGAGACCAAGGCCCATGAAAACATCACCAGCGACATAGAGAATGACTTCTACTTCAGATACCCCA gcTTCCAGGATGTCCATGTGATGATCTTTGTGGGTTTCGGGTTCCTCATGACTTTCTTGAAGAGGTACAGCTTCGGCGCAGTCGGCTTCAACTTCCTCATTGCCTCCTTCGGCCTGCAGTGGGCTCTGCTCATGCAAGGCTGGTTCCACTCTCTAGATCCCCATACAGGAAAGATCTACATCGGTGTTGAAAG TCTGATCAATGCTGACTTCTGTGTGGCGGGCTGTCTCATAGCCTACGGGGCAGTGCTGGGCAAAGTCAGCCCGGTCCAGCTGTTGGTTATGACCCTGTTTGGTATCACTCTGTTCGCTGTGGAAGAGTACATCATTCTGAACTTACTTCAT GCTAGGGATGCCGGTGGCTCCATGGTTATTCACACCTTTGGAGGTTATTATGGTCTGTCCATCACCTGGGTCCTTTACCGACCTAATTTACACCAGAGCAAGCGTATGCAGGGCTCTGTGTACCACTCCGATACCTTCGCCATGATTG gcACACTGTTCCTGTGGATGTTCTGGCCCAGTTTCAACTCGGCCATTACTGACCATGGAGACGGTCAGCACAGGGCAGCCATCAACACCTACCTGTGTCTGGCCTCCACTGTCCTCACCACAGTGGCCATCTCCAGCCTCTCCCAGAAGACTGGCAAGCTCGACATG GTGCATATCCAGAATTCCACCCTGGCTGGGGGTGTTGCCTTGGGGACAGCGGCTGAGTTTATGATCTCTCCCTACGGCGCTCTGATCGTGGGCTTCTTCTGCGGCATCATCTCTACCATGGGCTACATCTTCATTTCT CCCTTCTTGGAGAAGACACTGAAGATTCAGGACACGTGTGGAATACACAACCTGCACGCCATGCCTGGGGTGATTGGTGGGATAGTTGGAGCCATCACTGCTGCAGCTGCCAGTGAGTCAGTCTACGGAAAGCAGGG GTTGATCAACACGTTTGACTTCACTGGAGACTTTAAGGACAGAACCGTGTTAACTCAGGGTGGATACCAGGCCGCTGGCATGTGTGTGTCCATCGTCTTTGGGGTTGCAGGCGGAGCTATAGTTG GTTCCATCCTGAAGTTACCCATCTGGGGTGATCCTGCTGATGAGAACTGTTTCGATGATGAGGTGTACTGGGAG CTccctgatgaagaggaggagcatCAGCAGAGCATCCCTCCCATTCTGGAGTACAACAACCACATGATCCACAAGCAGCAAGACCT ATCCGAGTCCAACTTCTCTGTGGAACACTGTGAAAGCTAA